The Nitrospirota bacterium genome has a window encoding:
- a CDS encoding Hsp20 family protein yields AYGSFMRSFTLPEDADGSKVSAEYKEGVLQVHLPKSEKVKPKSIEVKVA; encoded by the coding sequence GGCCTACGGGAGCTTTATGCGGAGCTTCACGTTGCCGGAGGATGCCGACGGCAGCAAGGTCAGCGCGGAGTACAAGGAAGGGGTCTTGCAGGTGCACCTGCCCAAGTCGGAGAAGGTAAAGCCGAAGTCCATCGAGGTGAAGGTCGCCTGA